In one Methanofastidiosum sp. genomic region, the following are encoded:
- a CDS encoding DUF1638 domain-containing protein, with protein sequence MKREHPLEIVLYILPFYLHTSPKEIKNQVVNASKEIEKHIDKLILFYGLCGNSLTDIKNLLKINRLRVPATILLDEKKKLLMIVYAPY encoded by the coding sequence TTGAAACGAGAACACCCTTTAGAAATTGTCCTTTATATCTTACCTTTTTATCTTCATACAAGCCCTAAAGAGATTAAAAACCAAGTTGTGAATGCCTCAAAAGAAATAGAAAAACATATTGACAAACTTATACTTTTTTATGGCCTCTGCGGTAATTCCCTTACAGATATAAAAAATCTTCTTAAAATTAATAGACTAAGGGTTCCTGCAACTATATTACTAGATGAAAAAAAGAAATTGTTGATGATTGTATATGCGCCTTATTAG
- a CDS encoding DUF1638 domain-containing protein has product MVDDCICALLGSREEYANEIYKEGWTWFMTIGWSRHWDKIAKERAEMLGPEYMEELARKLGIENLMG; this is encoded by the coding sequence ATTGTTGATGATTGTATATGCGCCTTATTAGGTTCAAGAGAAGAATATGCAAATGAGATATATAAGGAAGGCTGGACATGGTTTATGACAATAGGTTGGTCCAGACACTGGGATAAAATAGCTAAAGAAAGAGCTGAAATGTTAGGTCCCGAATATATGGAAGAACTTGCGAGAAAGTTAGGAATAGAAAACTTGATGGGCTAG
- a CDS encoding class I SAM-dependent methyltransferase: MIDEYHKKIIKEEFAKQSSTLESSNIFTDAEITEKIKKALEVNNQMTVLDLGCGPGILTSCIAPFSKTIIGFDITPEMTAKAKLRCSTSKNAVFLIGDAECLPFKDNSFDRIVTRLTLHHFMSIERVLSEMYRVLKVGGKAIIVDIISSEKKSEAEIHNALEKIRDPSHVKMLPKSELLSLTKNSGFTIISEDAWVKQRYFDEWIHITSKNELSYSLGIIMKVLAISGVSAGIDLEVEKSIIKFNHNWIMITSIK, translated from the coding sequence ATGATAGATGAATATCACAAGAAGATAATTAAAGAAGAATTTGCTAAACAATCTTCAACTTTAGAATCCTCCAACATCTTTACAGATGCTGAGATAACAGAAAAAATAAAAAAAGCTTTAGAGGTCAACAATCAAATGACTGTTCTTGACCTAGGCTGCGGACCGGGTATTTTAACTTCTTGTATTGCGCCTTTTTCCAAGACAATAATTGGTTTTGATATAACACCAGAGATGACTGCTAAGGCAAAATTAAGATGTAGTACTAGCAAAAATGCAGTTTTCTTGATAGGTGATGCCGAATGCCTTCCCTTTAAAGATAACTCATTTGATAGAATAGTGACTAGACTAACTTTACATCATTTTATGAGTATTGAAAGAGTATTGTCAGAGATGTACAGAGTATTAAAAGTTGGTGGAAAGGCTATTATTGTAGATATAATCTCATCAGAAAAAAAGAGTGAAGCTGAAATACATAATGCCCTTGAGAAGATACGGGATCCTTCTCATGTTAAGATGCTACCAAAGAGTGAATTATTATCTCTGACTAAAAATTCAGGATTTACTATAATCTCAGAAGATGCTTGGGTAAAACAAAGGTATTTTGATGAATGGATACATATAACTTCGAAAAATGAACTCTCTTATTCTTTGGGCATAATAATGAAAGTTCTTGCCATTTCAGGGGTCAGTGCAGGAATAGATTTAGAAGTCGAAAAATCAATAATTAAGTTTAACCATAATTGGATTATGATTACGAGTATAAAGTAA
- a CDS encoding prenyltransferase: protein MLLSKQQIFALLKMGRPFVLIAGLIAYLVGLSMAYHEFKVLDLTKAIIGLIVLTTGTLMGHYADEYADVDTDSLTRRTLYSGGSGVLPSGIIPIKWAIYSAIIFLIATLLISFLSIFFGIFTPNILWIVFPALVGGWIYSMPPFSLERKSLGEVDNAILGGFFMTLMGYTAQTGIITTNSILSLIPIFLSVFVNLLGVHWADRIADKFVGKNTLVVKLGNKTHFLFYSLVFLMYFITILFMGRILPVQVGISILLTIPFGIYSSYKFTKTKTPMLSSAFMVVVMFAMIFGFIFN from the coding sequence TTTGCATTATTAAAGATGGGAAGACCTTTTGTATTAATTGCTGGGTTAATAGCCTATCTCGTTGGCTTATCAATGGCTTATCATGAATTTAAAGTTTTAGATCTTACTAAAGCAATCATCGGACTCATAGTCCTTACAACCGGAACTTTGATGGGGCACTATGCAGATGAATATGCCGATGTTGACACAGATAGCCTAACTAGAAGGACTCTTTACTCTGGAGGCAGTGGAGTATTACCTTCAGGAATTATCCCAATAAAGTGGGCTATTTATTCTGCAATTATATTTCTTATCGCCACATTATTGATTTCTTTTTTATCAATATTTTTTGGTATTTTCACACCTAATATTCTTTGGATTGTGTTCCCTGCACTTGTTGGCGGCTGGATTTATTCAATGCCTCCGTTTTCGTTAGAAAGAAAAAGTTTAGGTGAGGTCGACAATGCAATTTTAGGTGGTTTTTTCATGACATTAATGGGGTACACTGCACAAACTGGCATCATAACGACTAATTCAATATTGAGTCTAATACCCATATTTCTATCAGTATTCGTGAATCTGTTAGGGGTTCATTGGGCGGACAGAATTGCTGATAAATTTGTTGGCAAGAATACGCTTGTAGTTAAGTTGGGGAACAAAACACATTTTTTATTTTATAGCCTAGTATTCTTGATGTATTTTATCACCATATTATTCATGGGTAGAATATTGCCTGTTCAAGTTGGAATTTCTATTTTACTAACAATACCTTTTGGGATATACTCTTCATATAAATTTACTAAAACTAAAACACCAATGCTAAGCTCAGCTTTTATGGTAGTGGTAATGTTTGCTATGATTTTTGGATTTATCTTTAATTAA
- a CDS encoding cupin domain-containing protein: protein MSFNNLEEIEEIDILPKIKVKFIHSKNMTFAYWKIQAGAIFPDHFHLHEQVATMLGGEFEFKVGNEKRIMKQGDVAIVPPNINHSGIALTDCNIIDAFFPIREDYLELTNKNKKIII, encoded by the coding sequence ATGTCGTTTAATAATCTTGAAGAAATTGAAGAAATAGATATCTTACCAAAAATCAAAGTCAAATTTATTCATTCAAAAAACATGACATTTGCTTACTGGAAGATTCAAGCAGGAGCTATATTTCCTGACCATTTTCATTTACATGAACAAGTTGCAACTATGCTTGGAGGAGAATTTGAGTTCAAAGTTGGAAATGAAAAAAGAATAATGAAACAAGGAGATGTAGCAATAGTTCCACCTAATATAAATCATTCTGGTATAGCATTGACAGATTGTAACATTATAGATGCATTCTTTCCCATTAGAGAAGATTATTTAGAGCTGACCAATAAAAATAAAAAAATAATAATTTAA
- a CDS encoding DUF1638 domain-containing protein codes for MYGRTCEKVRNRKLDGLENLKLIFDHTKYKRLLALELGFENSEEYKDKCEEFASCLNLNLCYKKGSIKLLEDTINESLKNL; via the coding sequence ATATATGGAAGAACTTGCGAGAAAGTTAGGAATAGAAAACTTGATGGGCTAGAGAATCTTAAATTAATTTTTGATCATACAAAATACAAAAGACTTTTAGCTTTAGAATTGGGTTTTGAAAATAGTGAAGAATATAAAGATAAATGCGAAGAGTTTGCTTCTTGCTTAAATCTGAATCTTTGTTACAAAAAAGGATCTATAAAATTGCTAGAAGATACTATAAATGAATCTTTAAAAAATCTTTAA
- a CDS encoding peptidyl-prolyl cis-trans isomerase, with product MVVFETSYGDFEIELDEEKAPITVENFIEYVKDGFYDGLIFHRVIDDFMIQGGGLDTNMNEKKTKAPIKNEATNGLKNNKYTIAMARTNIVDSATSQFFINVADNSFLDHVNTTPQGFGYAVFGKVVKGTEVIDKIKLVPTISKGFHDDVPKEAVLIKKMYLKN from the coding sequence ATAGTTGTATTTGAGACCTCTTATGGGGATTTTGAAATCGAACTAGATGAGGAAAAAGCACCAATAACAGTTGAAAATTTTATAGAGTACGTTAAAGATGGCTTTTATGATGGCTTGATTTTTCACAGAGTAATAGATGATTTCATGATACAGGGTGGTGGACTAGATACTAATATGAATGAGAAAAAAACTAAAGCCCCTATAAAAAATGAAGCAACAAATGGCCTTAAGAATAATAAATATACAATAGCTATGGCAAGAACTAATATAGTTGACAGTGCAACTTCTCAGTTTTTTATTAATGTTGCAGATAACTCTTTCCTTGACCACGTTAATACAACTCCACAAGGATTTGGTTATGCCGTCTTTGGTAAAGTAGTAAAAGGAACTGAAGTAATAGATAAAATTAAATTAGTACCTACTATATCTAAAGGATTTCATGATGATGTTCCAAAGGAAGCAGTTTTAATCAAGAAGATGTATCTCAAAAATTAA